The following coding sequences are from one Eptesicus fuscus isolate TK198812 chromosome 7, DD_ASM_mEF_20220401, whole genome shotgun sequence window:
- the HMGB1 gene encoding high mobility group protein B1, translating into MGKGDPKKPRGKMSSYAFFVQTCREEHKKKHPDASVNFSEFSKKCSERWKTMSAKEKGKFEDMAKADKARYEREMKTYIPPKGETKKKFKDPNAPKRPPSAFFLFCSEYRPKIKGEHPGLSIGDVAKKLGEMWNNTAADDKQPYEKKAAKLKEKYEKDIAAYRAKGKPDAAKKGVVKAEKSKKKKEEEEDEEDDEEEEEEEDEEEDDEEEDDDDE; encoded by the exons ATGGGCAAAGGCGATCCTAAGAAGCCGAGAGGCAAAATGTCATCGTATGCTTTCTTTGTGCAAACCTGCCGGGAGGAACACAAGAAGAAGCACCCAGATGCTTCAGTCAACTTCTCAGAGTTTTCTAAGAAGTGCTCAGAGAGGTGGAAG ACCATGTCTGCTAAGGAGAAAGGGAAATTTGAAGACATGGCAAAGGCGGACAAGGCTCGttatgagagagaaatgaaaacttatattcCTCCTAAaggggaaacaaaaaagaaattcaaggaTCCCAATGCACCCAAGAGGCCTCC TTCggcctttttcttgttttgttctgaGTATCGCCCAAAAATCAAAGGAGAGCATCCTGGCCTATCCATTGGTGACGTTGCAAAGAAGCTGGGAGAGATGTGGAATAACACTGCTGCGGATGACAAGCAGCCTTATGAAAAGAAGGCTGCTAAGCTGAAGGAGAAATATGAAAAG GATATTGCTGCCTACCGAGCTAAAGGAAAGCCTGATGCTGCCAAAAAGGGAGTTGTCAAGGctgaaaaaagcaagaaaaagaaggaagaggaagaagacgaGGAGGatgatgaggaggaagaggaggaggaagatgaagaagaagatgatgaagaagaagatgatgatgatgaataa